The Vespula pensylvanica isolate Volc-1 chromosome 3, ASM1446617v1, whole genome shotgun sequence nucleotide sequence GTCTGTTTTTCCCTCTTACTCGTTCTTTCAAGGtcatgaagaaaaaagatcttacTTTCGAATACCTTATGcttatattcttttccatgtaaaatatcgaattatgaTGATAAACGACTTCTTAGATCACTTCTCAGTTCCTTTCTCATAACCCGAATACAAAAAATGTTatgttacaataaaaataaataaataaaaatggataacgagaaaaaagaacgtgcgaatcgaacgaatcgtAGTCGATTGAaaatcactctctctctctctctttctctctctctctctctctctctctctctctctttctctttctctttctctcttcatacCTTACTATACTcattatgtattaaaaaagcCGTACGAATTGTCTCTGTGTTATCTGTGATATGTCGTCAGATTGTTGTCTTCCACCTGACCTACGACCCCTTTCGCTACCCTTACCTTAAATAGTCCGTCTTTACTTTATTTGGTTATGTCTTGTCTCTTCTCTTGTTCTACCCCTTTTTTCACCCTACCCTCCTTAGTGCGTTAgccatgatatatattatacgtatataatggTATGTTGCGGTATCGTGTACTTTATCGAACCTGGTCTTGTGTTGTTTGTGTTGCCAGGCTTGCACTTTTATGTATGACCCTGTCGAACTTGTCTAATAGTAAACGTCCTTTTTTagcattaattataattacacatAACACATACGCTGACTTTATTACGCGCCTCTTGCGTATAAACGActatctttcgttttgtttttcgttaacATCGttcctttaatatatatatttatatacatatacatatatatatatatgtatatgtatatatatatatatatatatgaacacagagttgatgataattattatcacggATGTGTATGCCATTTTCCGTTTTGTCTACGTATGctcaatgaataaaaatgaaaaaagcaaacagatagagaaacaaaacagaaagaaagaagaagaaaaaataaagaaatttatatatgaaacaaGCATTCAcgtatacaaacatacatacacacacactcatcCACAGAAACATACACGCACAATTCGTTCGTCTTTACGAGTCGGGATAAAAAAAACCATCATCGTTCTGAGTACTGCGTCGGTACCGTATCGCTTAAGACGAAGGACCACCACCCGAAATAACCGTCCCAACCTCTTTGTCCCTTGTCTGCGTCTGTTTATCACCTGTCTACGATGTACCAACGACCAGCCCTTAGCCCTAAACCATTACCAATATCACCACTACTACTGATATACCATAACCAAGTACCACCATTACCGAATACCTTGTGTCTGTCTTCTTCGATCCGATCCGATGAGATTATTATCTGACCCaccgagaaaaaagaaaaaagataaataaataaataagaaagaaaagaaaggaaatcgGTAATCAcggcaagagaaaaaaaatagagaacaagaaaaattcaCGACGGAAGtttaaacgaaagaaggaacaaaTTTTGAGAATTCagaagtatattaaaaaatactggaaaaaaaaataatatgaaaaaagaaaacaaaaaaaaaataaacaagagaaaaaatatagaagaaaaaaaacgcaATCACGAAATCGTTATTCGACCATGCGTCCGTCCGTCTACTCGATTCCTTCTctatttaagaataataaaaaataaataaataaataaataagtccAATACGATTTGTTCCTTCGTGAATTTAAttgttgtattattataatatttcttacaaatcataattttttcaaatgaaaataattagtgCGTTAATGTGacgtttaaaaagagaaggaatgtCGTTGGCtgattttttctcgttccttgAATTTctgtataaatgaataattaaataagtatcaagatgtatgtatatttcgtatatacttatatatacgatacataGTATATCTAGAATTCGTCGAAATTGCagtatatcaaaaaaaaagaagggaatgaaaaagaaaaattaaaaaatagagaaaaagaatcgcaGTGGCGTGTCGGTGCATCCCTCGCGtcattcgaattttttcaacCGAGACACCGTTCGTtcactttttcgttttccattttatatatatatatgtatgtatatatgtatgtatatatacatatatatacatacatatatatatttatatatatatatatatatcctttagGTTGGTGTCTGTCTTACATTAAAGAATCTCTCTCAGTGTGTTCAAAAGTTATCtgttttttcaacttttttttctctctctttctctctttctctctctcattttatatatatatatatatatatatatatatatatatatatatcaattttttttctttgtaccaTTCACTATGGTTTGGACTTACAGTAGTGAGACGACTGTGCCTGCCACCTTGCTGTGCTCGTACTTGGAGGATCAGCTCCCCAGCAATGTTTGATCCTCAGGTCCTCCGACTGACAGCACGGTGcatcatgaaaataaaaaataattgagatAGATAAGAGATAATAGAGCAAAATTCGCGTTACATCGATTCGTGGGGGAAATGTAATCCTCCAAGAACGACAATAACCCTATATGCAATCCCTTAGGgagagataattttatatatatatatatatatatatatatatatatacatatatatttctttatatatatatatatacatacatgtataagtaaatatatgaatcgaatatataatacgcatctatttctatatatttatttatacattaaagAGGGACATATATACGATTTGTTACGCGAGTATGTTCTCTTActatcacacatacacagataaACAGACCAAAGAGAAATAGTACGTTGCAAATTTCATCTTATATCTCACTTCTACCGACGCTGACGACGATGCTGACGACGACGCTGACGACGACGCTGACGACGACGTTGAAAAGCATCGAGAAAAGCTCGTTGTTATAACGCTTCCCCTTTGAGCGATATCGCGTAACAAAccgtatgcatatatgcatatgcgGTAgcgcatataaatatatatctatatatattgtatctaCCTCGCTCTACCTCTAACatcgattttcattattataatcacCGCCACACAGAATCGCTTGAAATTATTCAGCTTTGACATATTCCGTCTTATAAAATCACAGATAAAATCCAGTTGACACCCTCCGTGCCCTTAAACCTTGACACCctcaaaattatatacaatatatatatatctctctttttcttatgcCTCTAATTACATATcttatacatgatatatataatatacatatatactataatatatacatatatatatatatatatatatatatatatttatgcatgcTTTCTATCACAAAATCTCCACGAATCATCACGAAACCACCCCTTATCTCactccgtctctttctttctttttctctctctctatctctctatctatctatttcactCTCATACACAACCTGCCTCGCGTCAAATTAGCATCTTTTTCATCCCGTAATTCAAAACCTAGCAAGCTATAAAAAaccaccaaaaaaaaaaaagaaagaatgaaaaaaaactAAGAAACATGGTTCCCACTTCGCCGCCGTCTCGTCGTCGACCTAATTTTCGCGAGAGAGAACGTAACGTGCATCGTTTCTAGTGCACGACCCTCGACTCGTGACACAACCAGCCTCAAAATTCCAAGCATCCTTGCAATCACGGAACTATAGTTTTTGTAAAATTGATTGAGACTTGTATGGttgttagtattattattattatcattatcattactattattattattattattattattattattattattattaatattattactatattatcgCTTCTCGATCGGAACCGGCAGTGCATCATCAGACTGCATCGTGCTCCTTCGCATTCCAAAGAGCCCTTCCTggccctttttttctctctttatcttcgagACAAACCCCCTTCGTTGCTCGCGCGGTCTTCCCTTCTtccaattctatttttttgcttGATTCGTTAAACGAACGACGGCCGCACGTACGCCGCACGAATGCCGCACGTAAAATGGGGTTGCGGATCGCATTGGCAGCGAAGTGAGAATATTGACTCGCGTCGAAGCGTTCTCCGCGGAAgctgattttatttaatacatggaatcgatctttctttcatttgaaaaaatatataaatgaatgataaaaattattgcttTATTTCCGGTTATCTAAAACTCctttccgttttttctttctttatccaatTGGATTTAtgatcgtttttattacttttgtcgataatcaaaatcaaaatttctCAAAACGAATCAGCATTCCGCGGATTTCAACGTTTCGGCGAACGTGGTCCTACTTTCGAGGACCTGGATATATCTCTAATTTGTAACAGTCGTGTTGCGGTGATGAGAGGCCAAGTTGTAACCGAGCAAGGACTTGGAATAGTAGGCATCAGAGTCTCCGTTGACAGGGACTCACGATTTGGATTCACCTTGACCAGAGCTGATGGATGGTAagactttttattatcttttcttatgtcgactataataatataatgtctTTTAAGGgaatcatataaatatgttcatttgaaaaatacgatataaacaTTCTCTTACTTTCGTAGGAGTATCAtggtcgagaaagaaaaaattaattcgcaGCTCTAATTGGTCTACTTTTATattgtctttttgttttatttgtaattatttttttttattttaatatatctttaactCTCggtttattatgaaaaaaaagttggTTGCAAACACGATATGAGAAAGcatgactttctctctctctctctctctctctctctctctctctctctctctctctctgtttctctctgtccctctctctcaaaaTTTTTTACCGGAAGCAGTCAAATCTGTTCACTAATTACGTAGTATACACCTCAAAGGTATGCGTAATATTAGCATTTACATATGACGGACGCAACATGTATGGCAGGGTTTTGAACGTCCTTCGTAATAGGATCAGCCTTGCATTGTAATGAAGGGAGGGAGACACGAAACACCTATATCAGACAGGTATATAGTAATCCTAGTGAGGATAATCCTGAAATACAGAGCTGGAGGAGTTGGGACGGTAGACCACATCAAAGCCTCTGCTAATGATGTCGAAAGCTTGCTAATTACTCCGTGCAAATCTATCTGATTAGCCCGACCTCCGCTCCCCACCACCCTCCGATTACTCTCTACATTTTCCTGTAATGTATCAAATTGTGGATAGGAAACATTACCGAACGGCGTCCAACAAACTCGTTGACataatatcttaatattttaacacAATATCGGAGTAATAACAACTTTGCTTGGcacgtgttctctctctctctctctctctctctctctctctctctctctctctctctctccctctctttccctctcccttacatttcgtttcgataaaCATCACGATTCAAtcgcaaaataatattattatttgtctgATATATCGTGTTTCTTGTATCAATAATCAAATCGAAATACAAAcgacaaaataaataaggGCTGTAAAAGTATTATACATTGGCGAGAAAACAAGGAGATCAATTAAAGTGGGGGAGATCATTTCGACCACATAATTCCATTCGCAgattcaaattttaataactttgttaaatatttatgaatgattAACATCGATTCTATTGAGATGGATCACCAAAGCATAATACGTATAGTCGCTCAGATTGAAAAGGTATTTGCATATTTCGATCAGGTTCGACGTTTTGGTTAATGGTGGAGGAGCCGTGACATTGCAATTTCAACGTAGCCCATTCAAACCTCTTACGAGGACTGTGTTCGTGCCCTGGAATCAGATCGTTGTTTTACCACCCGTCGTGATGACCCTTAGCAAGGAAGGAGAGCCGTACAAATCTAATCAGCCACCTAGTCCAGCAGTCGGTAAATATCAACTATAATTGCGATGATGCAATTAggtctttatttttatttcgatcgtgcGGTATAGCTAATtaacttcttttattatctctcgaataactttcatttttttatcggGATATTTAAAATGACCAATGAAACTGTTACTTTATCGTCTTGTTTCTTCGATGTACACATGTGCCGTCTTTGTTCCGTCCTTAAGTGTTCTAcgttttagtttcttttcatttatggCTTACAATATAATAGGCTTCCCAGGGATTTCCATGGGGCTCTTTAGCGAGCACGGACCATGTTTGGAACACGATCATGAGACTCTACGTCCAATCATCGTTAGCACATGGATGCCAGAAAAAGTGGGTGGTTTGCCAGGGAAAAGTCTGGTATTCGCTGAGAGCCAAGTAAGCCTTATTATATGATGTAATTAGTTCCCTCCAAGTTATATCGTCGTTAAGTaaatccattattattattattattattattattattattattattattattattatcgtattataagGAAAcgatatcgtatattttttttattaatgagcCCATCTTCAATTTTACAACAGATCGTCCAAGAAAGTATCGCCATACCTGGATCTAATCTCCATTTGATGTATCAAAGTAGTCAAGCTGCTGGGTACCTTTCTACTGTTAGAATGCAATTGACTGGACCATTTATTCCAAAATCTTTAACGCACGTACACGTGCACGTAGAAATCGAGGGTTCACTTCATACAAAAACCTATGAAGCCGACCCCAATTTGACGCACACTTTCGCATGGAACAAGAGAAATGTCTATAAGCAAAAAGTATACGGAGTTGCACAAGCAAGAATTTCAATCGGTTATCAACATTCTACTTGCCCTTCCGTCATATGGGAAACTCAAACTGCGATTTTGCAAGGATTTGACGTAGACATTTCCGATATCGGTGGTTGGGGACTCGATATCCATCATCATTACAACTTCCACGAAGGAATCCTTCAAAAAGGGGATGGATCAACGTTACACTTCAAACAATATCCACGTACCGTAAAAGTAGTAATGGGTACTGGTCTTCAAAGAAGCTTGGTCTGTCAAAACTGTGATGGTTTGGCCAAAGATGCTAGACTTTTGACACCGGTAGCTCTTACCAGCGGTCCAGACGGTAGTATCTACGTCGGTGACTTTAATCTCGTACGTAGAATTACACCCGAAGGAAACGTTTATACCGTTTTAATTTTAAGGTAACTACTTACGTTCAAATTCCTAAGAAAAAGTAATCTTGATCCATcatacgaataataatcttaaCGATATTCCACAGTGCAACTCAAGTAGCCTATCAGTACTATCTATGTGTCTCCCCTGCCGACGGACATCTATATATCAGTGATCCTGAAAAACATCAGATATTAAAAGCGCTTTCATTAGAACAAGTTCAGGATCCTAGCATCAACATTGAACCGGTTGTCGGTAGCGGTGAAAGATGTATTCCGGGTGACGAGGGTCATTGCGGAGACGAGGGTCCAGCGATACGAGCAAAATTGGCCCACCCAAAAGGTAAACAATGATAATTACTGATTATTTAGAGCATAAATCAATATGACATTATTCGGAAATCATTGTGTCATGTTTGTTATTTATGTTCTCGGCTATAAATCACTTCAATAGTTTCTATTGTTATGTGATTATATTATCCTATTAGATTGTAATTGCTTATTAAACAGGTATCGCGATTGCTGCCGATAAAACTATGTATATAGCCGATGGCACAAACATACGCGCTGTCGATCCACATGGTATTATACACACACTGGTTGGACATCATGGTCACCACAATCATTGGTCACCGGCACCATGTGTTGGTGCTATACCTGCTCATCAAGCTCAATTGCAATGGCCGACAGGATTGACTCTAAGTCCTCTCGATGGATCCCTACATTTCATTGACGATAGACTTGTGCTGAAATTAACCAGTGATTTAAAAGTACGCGTAGTAGCCGGTACACCTCTTCACTGTACCAGTAATGCCAACAACAACGGCAATGCTAACACCAGCGAACTCACCAAATTAAATTCGACTATAGCAACGAATCTAAAGAAATCCGATGACGTTCTTGGTTCGGTTTTAGCCGTTGGTTTTAGCCCAACCGGTGAACTTTACATAGCCGACAGTGATTCTCATCGGGTTAATTCTATTAGAATAGTCGATTCCTCTGGAAAAATGTCTCATTTTGCTGGACAGCAACAGGAACGATTACGTGGTCAATGCGAATGTAATAATACGACTCCTAGTACAAAAGATTTGGATGCATGTACTTGCACAGATGATACCAGTAGCACGGAGACACTTTTATCATCGAATGCCAAGTTCACTGCCATATCAGCCTTAGCAGTATCTCCTGATGGCGTTGTTCACGTCGCGGATCAAGGAAGTTTACATATTTTGGCTTTGCAACCATATCTTCCGAATCACGATGAAAGTGGCGAGTTCCTCATTCCCTTCCCTCCGTCTAACGAAGTTTACGTGTTCAATCGTTATGGTCAGCACATATCTACGAAGGACCTAACATCTGGAAAAACTCGGTATTCGTTCCTATACAGTAAAAATACTAGTTTTGGCAAACTCTCCACTGTAACTGATAGCGCAGGAaacaaaatacaatttttacgaGATTACAGTAGCGTGGTTAGTACAATTGAAAATACTCAAGATCATAAATCcgaattgaaaatttctgCCGTTGgttttctcgaaaaattatCTGAAAGAGGTAGAGCGGAGATTGCTCTTGGATATGATGGTTCTACTGGTCTACTCACGAGTCGTTCAGGGgtaattacatatacatatatatatatatatatatacatatacgtatttcAGGAAAACTgattaaaacttttctcttttcccttttctctccaGGGAGACGAAAcctatatttacaattatgaCGGTTTGGGAAGAGTCACTGATGTAATCTTACCAACaggagaaaaattaaaattatcttcggATCTTTCTAACGACGAAGGTCTTTCCGTACAGGTATCTGCTCCTCTTCAAGCATTGTCAAAAGGAGATAAACAAAGATTTGTAGAATTTGAAATGAAGAATGAGAGATCTAAAATGCTTACTATCACCGATGGTACGTGTGcttaacaaattataaatcttcaataatttaaccaactaattttctcttttatataattactatgTATCAACGATTGTTACAGGTACGAAAATTATGAAAGCAACTTCATTCACGAACAGTAGTTTGGCAGTATGTCTTCCTAGTGGTGGAAGAATATTAAGTGCAGCGACGACTAAACATCCTCTGCTTGAAGCCGCTTTGCCGGTGGAAGCAGAAATGTTACCAATGTGGAGTTATCAAGTGATGTCCCTCGGTGAACTAACAAATACAATGACCACCACTTATAATCTTGTCGGGGACGTAAGCCACTTTCAACAGACACTTAATAGAGAGATCTGGGTAAACGATACAAGAGTAATCGCTGTCGAATTTGAACAAGCATTCAGGCGAGAAACTTTCTACGACAAAACGAGAACACCTCTATTGACTGTGATCTTCGATCCTGCTGGATTGCCATTACTTTGGCAACCTCACGAACAAGGACATAACCTTAGCATCACTTACGATAGATTTAATCGTATAGAAAGTTGGAAATGGGGTGCATCGGACGAATCTTATGGTTACGATCGACATGGCCAATTGGCAGATGTCACCAATAGTCAAGATGGCACAAAACGATATACCTATAACGACTTCAACATGCTTTCCAAGATAACTCTTCCTAGCGACAGACATTTCTCTTTGGAATACGACGATGACGGTGGCCTACGGCATATTATTCTTCCATCAGGAACGAaacattctttctcttgtcaAGCCTCTCTCGGTTTTCTTCGAGTAACATATACACCACCAGGAAGTACTAGAGCGTATCTTCAACACTACAGTCACGATGGTAATCTTCTACAAACTGTATTTCCTGGCGATGGCGCACGTATCGTCTATAGATATCATACATCTGGACAATTGGCTGAAGTCGTTCATGGTGATggaaaaagtgaaataagGTACACCGAAAGTGGTTTACCTTCTGAAGTCATACATTCTGAAAGAGATGTGGAATATAGATGGGATTATCAATATAGTGCTGGTCTTCTTGTCGAAGAACGTATAGATTTCGGAGCCAAAACCGGACTCAGCAATGCCAAATTTACTTTTGATTATGATTCGAACTTCAGATTGATCGCTGTACAGGGTAGAATAGGCGGTCAAACTTTACCACCTCACACCATGGCTTACAATCCAAGAACTGGCTTATTGGAACAGATAGGTCAATTTAAAATAACGAAACCACAAATAAACGAGACTACGGTTTTCGATGGCACTGCACTTTTTTCAAGGATTACCGATGATAGATTCCACGAAACTCAAGTGACAGTAACTATTCACAGTTTGGAAGTGTTTAGAATGGAATTCACGCACGATTCTCGAGGACGTATAAATCAAACCAGGACGTATACTCGTAACGTTGCTGTTAATACGTACACCAACGTGAAAAATTACACATGGGATTGCGATGGACAATTAACGGGTGTCGAAGCACAAGAACCATGGGGTTTCAAATATGACGGAAATGGTAATATGTTATCGCTTCGATATCGTGGAAACACCATACCCATGGAATACAATACCATggatagaataattaaattcggCGAAGGTCTTTACAAATACGACAATAGAGGTCTTGTGGTTCAAAATGCTAGAGAAGAGAGATTTAATTACAACGCTAAAGGTCTATTAGTACGTGCCACTAAACGTGGCCGATTCGACGTCCGCTATTATTACGATCATCTCGATCGTTTGGCAacgagaaaagataattacgGAAACGTGACTCAATTCTTTTATAACAATCAAAAACGTCCTCACGAAGTCAGCCAAATATATAGTCCACGTGATGGAAAGCTAATGTCTTTGGTTTATGACGATAGAGGCCATCTTATTTATGCACAAGTTTATcgacataaatattatatcgccACTGATCAGTGTGGCACGCCTATAATGATTTTCAATCAATATGGCGAAGGCATAAGAGAAATCATGAGATCCCCATACGGACACATTGTGTATGATTCGAACCCCTATTTGTACTTACCTGTTGATTTTTGTGGCGGATTGTTGGATCAggtgaattatatttatatatacatataaacttatattttatatttttagaatgtatatatatatatatacatctatttatatatattaacagaaagtattaatatgatattaatattaataaatttgataggTAACTTCATTGGTTCACATGCCAAATGGAAAGGTTTACGATCCTTTGATAGGCCAATGGATGTCTCCTCTTTGGGAAAATGTCTTGGACAGGATAGATACACCAACGCATCTGCATCTTTATAGATTTAACGGGAACGATCCGATCGATATCAGGCATACAGATAGACCAAATCAACCCACAGGTAAAAGacataaatatcaattatattatagatcaaTATactcaaatatataatatcttttttttccacttttttctaGATCACATATCATGGTTCACACATCTTGGATACGATCTAAAGAGTTTAGCACCTCAATTATTCCCTGACGAGCTTCCCGATAGTTTGGTACCACCGGCTCTTGGTCCAGGTACTTCTATATTTggcaagaagaaaagaacgagaaatcTTGGTGTTCAATCAGGCTTTTTAGCCCACATTGCTCAAAGACATTCTGGTGATGCGATGAGCCTTTCAGCACCACCACGATCAGCTCTTAAAAAAGACACTAGTGAACTAATCCCGAGTCGTTTAGGTGCTGCCTCAGATCCACCGTTCGGTAAAGGAATCCTTGTTTCGAGAACAGCCGATGGACAGGCTGTAGTGTCGAGTGTGCCAACGGCGAACGCTATTTATGGTGACGTCTTCACCTCGGTGTTCAATCGTTCGTATTTCCTACCGTTCACGTTCGTCGTTCACAGTGCTCAACAAGATGCTTTTTACTTCGTCAAGGAAGAAACTTGGAGAGCTAGCGAGGATCGTGGTCAATTGAAACGTCTCGGTGGACAAGTGAATACTACTTTCCACGAGAACGAAAATGGCAGTGGAAGTAGCTCGCTGATCGACGTGAAGATACACGGTACCAGCTACGTCGTCAATTTGCGATATGGCACGACAgccgagaaagaaaagcaacgaCTTCTTCATCACGCAAAAGCAACTGCCATTCGTAAGGCTTGGCATAGAGAACGGGAAGCTCTTAAAGCTAACACTCCAACAACGAACGAATGGATGGTAGCCGAACAGGACGAGATATTGAAAGTTGGTGTAGCCTCGAATTACGAAGgtgaatatatacatgatgCTCAAATCTATCCAGAGCTAGCGGAAGATCCTTACAACATAAGATTCGTCAAAAAAGCCGTTGACACTTCAAGTAAGAAACGACGCAGAAGGAGAGGAGCACCATCTTGCAAGCTTTGGTGGTTGGATAAATTTTGCTAGATCGTCTGGAtcaataaaaacgatatatgGCTCTCCTTCCACTGCCCTTCTTTTTAATGGGTTAATTACTGTCCAAAAAACTGATTGCTatggtctctctcttttggtaGACGTTacgcgaacgaataaaaagaaaggcaatatgagcaaagaaaaagagagagaaaaacgaagagataaagaatgaagaaagaaattataaagagTGTTACTAGAAAGATGAGAATTACTGTGACATATTATCCGCAGTGTTCTTtgatacacacacgtataaaggaagacaaaaagaaaaaaagagaaagagagaaagagagagagagagagagagagagagaaataaaaaaaagaaaaacgtactGAACACTATCAAAAAGTTTTATACCAAAGTCTATTTGTGTATTTCAAAGATGCCAAAAACACTAACGTTATATGATCTACCGCGATAGGGTGTAGTGTGtaagcattaaaaaaaaaagtatgcgTGGCGTGGATTACGGATTAATCTTGCCCGCGGATAAGAGTACGCGACAGAACCGTGATTTGGCAGACGCGCGAAAGccttataaataaatcggtGCAAGAGCTTTccatgaaaatgaagaagaatctctctttctcgaaaagaGATT carries:
- the LOC122627723 gene encoding teneurin-a isoform X4, translated to MEGEGTLGRGHSNGGRGLRRQRSLEWRERRGYGHSAQSSSDDEEKTHRVVGPATTSSSNRGARSPGQVFASILAQHYGGAGDRSYRTGSDTEGAATTDNPTTPFPTPPPTLTPNHRQASPFPLESTNSRRHHYNGSVSSDRSRNGNGETVYAAPSKKTNTGGGGGGGGGGGTLGRRTRRGHASALSSSSTASDRSETVVFPDEHSRIHLGNGLSRPIYFTDTGRDSPPEPAPPEVPPRGPSLHATHTLRTQQTRNGCPPNASGNFTVPTDQIPSETYSEYLMSGSPRSYPARSPGVASTPTVTRLPPPQQQVTVGSLGGGLGSGAGNGGTGTVAAQNQAMVMPGFPLRAAAVPHYSPYSPSRFHIDKRCQHRCSWKCFSIALILLAVALTGMLAYFAAVSSMRPIDNNNCVVVQDIKTVTHENAHVHDPISTQIPTEESLPTSTAEHSSAADSVGDQQSDPQIQQSAQQWPAVLELQAYNVAHSAVILPYHFWNTEFRNKQPAFIRLNLTLPWGANFAVYGRRNVAPSVTQYDFVEFVKGGRVDHRLKRDAPSEAVSFMKQATQDFGIEPNRSSQETGTKSIKSYQHILIKRTIVEPMMVNVSLLQYLDTGRWFLSVYNDELQPYKVTLVVTEAEGVSTTCPNDCSGRGSCYLGKCDCIDGYQGADCSKSVCPVLCSSHGQYGGGMCHCEDGWKGAECDIPLGDCQVPDCNQHGQCVRGSCVCNPGWKGAFCNEPDCPDPNCSGHGACVSGKCYCKAGWQGERCNQVDQQVYQCLPGCSDHGTYDLESAACICEEHWTGVDCSQPSCGLDCGPHGSCEQGRCKCHDDWTGTKCDQKPCDPRCAEHGQCKNGTCVCSQGWNGRHCTLPGCENGCTRHGLCTLQDGEYSCECSTGWAGRDCSIRLEMECNDFVDNDQDGMVDCSDSECCSHATCAEHIMCLASKNPVDVLLRKQPPSVTASFYQRVKFLVEENSVQSYAHMDEYTESRVAVMRGQVVTEQGLGIVGIRVSVDRDSRFGFTLTRADGWFDVLVNGGGAVTLQFQRSPFKPLTRTVFVPWNQIVVLPPVVMTLSKEGEPYKSNQPPSPAVGFPGISMGLFSEHGPCLEHDHETLRPIIVSTWMPEKVGGLPGKSLVFAESQIVQESIAIPGSNLHLMYQSSQAAGYLSTVRMQLTGPFIPKSLTHVHVHVEIEGSLHTKTYEADPNLTHTFAWNKRNVYKQKVYGVAQARISIGYQHSTCPSVIWETQTAILQGFDVDISDIGGWGLDIHHHYNFHEGILQKGDGSTLHFKQYPRTVKVVMGTGLQRSLVCQNCDGLAKDARLLTPVALTSGPDGSIYVGDFNLVRRITPEGNVYTVLILSATQVAYQYYLCVSPADGHLYISDPEKHQILKALSLEQVQDPSINIEPVVGSGERCIPGDEGHCGDEGPAIRAKLAHPKGIAIAADKTMYIADGTNIRAVDPHGIIHTLVGHHGHHNHWSPAPCVGAIPAHQAQLQWPTGLTLSPLDGSLHFIDDRLVLKLTSDLKVRVVAGTPLHCTSNANNNGNANTSELTKLNSTIATNLKKSDDVLGSVLAVGFSPTGELYIADSDSHRVNSIRIVDSSGKMSHFAGQQQERLRGQCECNNTTPSTKDLDACTCTDDTSSTETLLSSNAKFTAISALAVSPDGVVHVADQGSLHILALQPYLPNHDESGEFLIPFPPSNEVYVFNRYGQHISTKDLTSGKTRYSFLYSKNTSFGKLSTVTDSAGNKIQFLRDYSSVVSTIENTQDHKSELKISAVGFLEKLSERGRAEIALGYDGSTGLLTSRSGGDETYIYNYDGLGRVTDVILPTGEKLKLSSDLSNDEGLSVQVSAPLQALSKGDKQRFVEFEMKNERSKMLTITDGTKIMKATSFTNSSLAVCLPSGGRILSAATTKHPLLEAALPVEAEMLPMWSYQVMSLGELTNTMTTTYNLVGDVSHFQQTLNREIWVNDTRVIAVEFEQAFRRETFYDKTRTPLLTVIFDPAGLPLLWQPHEQGHNLSITYDRFNRIESWKWGASDESYGYDRHGQLADVTNSQDGTKRYTYNDFNMLSKITLPSDRHFSLEYDDDGGLRHIILPSGTKHSFSCQASLGFLRVTYTPPGSTRAYLQHYSHDGNLLQTVFPGDGARIVYRYHTSGQLAEVVHGDGKSEIRYTESGLPSEVIHSERDVEYRWDYQYSAGLLVEERIDFGAKTGLSNAKFTFDYDSNFRLIAVQGRIGGQTLPPHTMAYNPRTGLLEQIGQFKITKPQINETTVFDGTALFSRITDDRFHETQVTVTIHSLEVFRMEFTHDSRGRINQTRTYTRNVAVNTYTNVKNYTWDCDGQLTGVEAQEPWGFKYDGNGNMLSLRYRGNTIPMEYNTMDRIIKFGEGLYKYDNRGLVVQNAREERFNYNAKGLLVRATKRGRFDVRYYYDHLDRLATRKDNYGNVTQFFYNNQKRPHEVSQIYSPRDGKLMSLVYDDRGHLIYAQVYRHKYYIATDQCGTPIMIFNQYGEGIREIMRSPYGHIVYDSNPYLYLPVDFCGGLLDQVTSLVHMPNGKVYDPLIGQWMSPLWENVLDRIDTPTHLHLYRFNGNDPIDIRHTDRPNQPTDHISWFTHLGYDLKSLAPQLFPDELPDSLVPPALGPGTSIFGKKKRTRNLGVQSGFLAHIAQRHSGDAMSLSAPPRSALKKDTSELIPSRLGAASDPPFGKGILVSRTADGQAVVSSVPTANAIYGDVFTSVFNRSYFLPFTFVVHSAQQDAFYFVKEETWRASEDRGQLKRLGGQVNTTFHENENGSGSSSLIDVKIHGTSYVVNLRYGTTAEKEKQRLLHHAKATAIRKAWHREREALKANTPTTNEWMVAEQDEILKVGVASNYEGEYIHDAQIYPELAEDPYNIRFVKKAVDTSSKKRRRRRGAPSCKLWWLDKFC